The following are from one region of the Salvia hispanica cultivar TCC Black 2014 chromosome 1, UniMelb_Shisp_WGS_1.0, whole genome shotgun sequence genome:
- the LOC125213748 gene encoding cytochrome P450 86A1, whose translation MDSLLITLLITAATSAYLIWFLLLARTLSGPPAWPLVGSLPYTFLNRRRFHDWIAATLRSTGGAATYQTCTIAVPFLARRQGFYTVTCHPQNIEHILRTRFDNYPKGPTWQTAFHDLLGQGIFNSDGDTWLIQRKTAALEFTTRTLRQAMARWVSRTIRTRLWVILEKAAKERRAVDLQDLLLRLTFDNICGLTFGKDPETLSPEMPENPFAVAFDSATEATLQRLLYPGFLWKLKKLFDTGAERRLSRSLQVVERYMSEALDARKERPSDDLLSRFMKKKDADGNHFQSSVLKRIALNFVLAGRDTSSVALSWFFWLVMNHPAVEANIIREISSVLCSTRGTDPSKWTEEPLTFDEADALVYLKAALAETLRLYPSVPEDFKYVVADDVLPDGTAVPAGSTVTYSIYSVGRMKSIWGEDCLDFKPERWISAAGDRFEAPKDAYKFVAFNAGPRTCLGKDLAYLQMKSVAAAVLLRYRLALAPGHRVEQKISLTLFMKNGLRVNLIPRELARPADVAAAVSA comes from the exons ATGGATTCCCTTCTCATCACCCTCCTCATCACGGCCGCCACGTCAGCCTACCTCATCTGGTTCTTACTCCTCGCCCGGACCCTATCCGGCCCGCCCGCCTGGCCCCTCGTGGGCAGCCTCCCCTACACCTTCCTGAACCGGCGCCGCTTCCACGACTGGATCGCGGCCACCCTCCGCTCCACGGGCGGCGCCGCCACCTACCAAACATGCACCATCGCCGTCCCCTTCCTGGCCCGGCGCCAGGGGTTCTACACCGTGACGTGTCACCCCCAGAACATCGAGCACATCCTGCGGACCCGGTTCGACAACTACCCGAAGGGCCCCACGTGGCAGACCGCCTTCCACGACCTCCTCGGGCAGGGCATCTTCAACAGCGACGGGGACACGTGGCTCATCCAGAGGAAGACCGCGGCGCTGGAGTTCACGACGCGGACGCTCAGGCAGGCCATGGCCCGGTGGGTCAGCCGGACTATCCGGACCAGGCTTTGGGTCATACTTGAGAAGGCGGCAAAGGAGCGGAGAGCCGTTGATTTGCAGGATCTGTTGCTGAGGCTCACGTTTGATAATATATGTGGCCTTACGTTTGGGAAGGATCCAGAGACTTTGTCGCCGGAGATGCCCGAGAATCCGTTTGCTGTGGCGTTTGATTCTGCTACGGAGGCGACGTTGCAGAGATTGCTTTATCCTGGCTTTTTGTGGAAGTTGAAGAAGCTTTTTGATACCGGAGCCGAGAGGAGGCTTAGTAGGAGCTTACAg GTGGTGGAAAGGTACATGTCGGAAGCCCTAGACGCGCGAAAGGAGAGGCCATCCGACGACCTCCTCTCCCGATTCATGAAGAAGAAAGACGCCGACGGCAACCACTTCCAGAGCTCCGTCCTCAAACGCATCGCCCTCAACTTCGTCCTGGCCGGCCGCGACACCTCCTCGGTCGCCCTCAGCTGGTTCTTCTGGCTGGTGATGAACCACCCCGCCGTGGAGGCCAACATCATCCGCGAGATCTCCTCCGTCCTCTGCTCCACCCGCGGCACCGACCCTTCAAAGTGGACGGAGGAGCCGCTCACCTTCGACGAGGCCGACGCCCTCGTCTACCTCAAGGCCGCCCTCGCCGAGACGCTCCGCCTCTACCCCTCCGTGCCGGAGGACTTCAAGTACGTCGTCGCAGACGACGTCCTCCCCGACGGCACGGCGGTGCCGGCCGGATCGACGGTGACGTACTCGATCTACTCGGTGGGGAGGATGAAGAGCATTTGGGGAGAGGACTGCTTGGATTTCAAGCCGGAGCGATGGATCTCCGCCGCGGGCGATCGATTCGAGGCGCCCAAGGATGCGTATAAGTTTGTGGCGTTCAACGCCGGGCCGAGGACGTGTTTGGGTAAGGATTTGGCTTATCTGCAGATGAAGtcggtggcggcggcggtgctTCTCCGGTACCGGCTGGCGCTGGCGCCGGGGCACCGGGTGGAGCAGAAGATCTCGTTGACGCTGTTCATGAAGAACGGGCTGAGGGTGAATCTGATTCCGCGGGAGTTGGCGAGGCCGGCTGACGTGGCGGCTGCAGTGTCGGCCTAG
- the LOC125194991 gene encoding uncharacterized protein LOC125194991, whose translation MSGKGSLSKQNSAAKKAVNQRKGCTMRTCNFISPVRYLKQVGGKFVAVVVRITTRAPPPQRERARTSVAPIDSQRAEAIHDCIDFINSSSTLPRSNSVAS comes from the coding sequence ATGTCCGGTAAAGGCAGTCTGAGCAAGCAGAATTCCGCAGCAAAAAAAGCTGTGAATCAGAGAAAAGGCTGCACGATGAGAACCTGCAATTTCATCTCTCCGGTCAGATATCTCAAACAAGTCGGCGGAAAATTCGTCGCCGTGGTCGTGCGGATAACCACCAgggcgccgccgccgcagaGGGAGAGGGCGAGAACCAGCGTCGCGCCCATCGATTCTCAGAGAGCTGAAGCCATACATGACTGCATAGACTTCATCAATTCTTCCTCTACGCTGCCGAGATCGAATTCGGTCGCCAGCTGA
- the LOC125195002 gene encoding ATP-dependent zinc metalloprotease FTSH 7, chloroplastic-like, translated as MRQRRWLELVKDYDCGINYHPGKTDIVADALSRKATPLLTTFLTQNEELVCEFAKMRLEVVRAPETVESRIATLVIEPDLRAKIVEAQRNDEALEKICLKVRTGKEASYREEADNALTFEGRFRLHNDTSSSPFLLQPQPRVSKLQGYFLRNHKFTKIYANSPREHDTDSAEKPEAGTTGPESPKKPASGSGRREKQGKNNWWGNNGNKWKWQPIIQAQEMGVLLIQLGIVMFVMRLLRPGIPLPGSEPRTPTTFVNVPYSEFLSKINGNQVQKVEVDGVHIMFKLKMESGAVESGVAEVNSKFQDSDSLLKSVTPTKRVVYTTTRPVDIKTPYEKMLENDVEFGSPDKRSGGFLNSALIALFYVAVLAGLLHRFPVSFSQHTPGQLRNRKSGNSGGAKVSEQGETVTFADVAGVDEAKEELEEIVEFLRNPDKYIKLGARPPRGVLLVGLPGTGKTLLAKAVAGEADVPFISCSASEFVELYVGMGASRVRDLFARAKKEAPSIIFIDEIDAVAKSRDGRFRIVSNDEREQTLNQLLTEMDGFDSNSAVIVLGATNRADVLDPALRRPGRFDRVVTVETPDRAGREAILDVHVSKKELPLGKDVNLADIASMTTGFTGADLANLVNEAALLAGRSDKSLVEKNDFIQAVERSIAGIEKKTTKLQGSEKAVVARHEAGHAVVGTAVANLLSGQPRVEKLSILPRSGGALGFTYTPPTTEDRYLLFIDELRGRLVTLLGGRAAEEFIYSGRVSTGALDDIRRATDMAYKAVAEYGLNEAVGPVSLATLSGGGMDDSGGSPWGREQGPLVDLVQREVTALLQSALDVALSVVRANPTILEGLGAHLEENEKVEGEELQEWLKMVVAPAELTFFIRGKQRSLLPLQSGS; from the exons ATGCGACAACGCCGATGGCTCGAATTAGTAAAGGATTATGACTGTGGTATAAATTACCATCCTGGCAAGACGGATATAGTGGCAGATGCCTTGAGCAGAAAGGCTACACCCCTATTGACCACCTTCCTCACACAGAATGAAGAGCTCGTATGTGAGTTTGCTAAGATGCGACTGGAAGTAGTAAGAGCACCGGAGACGGTGGAAAGTAGGATCGCCACTTTGGTGATTGAACCAGACTTAAGGGCCAAAATTGTTGAGGCTCAAAGGAATGATGAAGCATTGGAGAAAATTTGCCTTAAAGTGAGGACAGGAAAAGAGGCAAGTTACCGCGAAGAGGCGGATAACGCCCTCACTTTTGAAGGAAGATT CCGTCTCCACAACGATACGTCGTCGTCGCCTTTCCTTCTGCAGCCGCAGCCTAGGGTTTCCAAGCTGCAAGGCTATTTTCTACGGAATCATAAGTTTACGAAAATCTACGCCAACAGCCCGCGCGAGCACGACACTGATTCGGCTGAGAAGCCCGAGGCGGGGACTACGGGGCCGGAGAGTCCGAAGAAGCCTGCTTCGGGCTCAGGCCGGAGGGAGAAGCAGGGGAAGAATAATTGGTGGGGGAATAATGGTAATAAGTGGAAGTGGCAGCCGATAATTCAGGCTCAGGAGATGGGGGTTTTGCTCATTCAATTGGGGATTGTGATGTTTGTGATGAGATTGCTGAGGCCTGGGATTCCGCTACCGGGCTCGGAGCCGAGGACGCCTACCACTTTTGTTAATGTGCCGTACAGTGAGTTTCTGAGTAAGATAAATGGGAATCAGGTGCAGAAGGTGGAGGTTGATGGTGTGCACATCATGTTTAAGTTGAAGATGGAGAGTGGGGCTGTGGAGAGTGGGGTTGCTGAGGTGAATAGTAAGTTTCAGGACTCTGATTCTTTGTTGAAGTCTGTGACTCCCACGAAGAGAGTAGTGTACACCACCACGAGGCCTGTTGACATCAAGACGCCGTATGAGAAGATGTTAGAGAATGATGTGGAGTTTGGGTCTCCGGATAAGAGGTCTGGTGGATTCTTGAATTCTGCATTG ATAGCTTTATTCTATGTCGCAGTGCTGGCAGGGCTTCTTCATCGGTTCCCTGTAAGCTTTTCTCAG CATACACCAGGGCAGCTTAGGAACCGAAAATCTGGAAATTCCGGGGGAGCCAAAGTTTCCGAACAAGGGGAAACTGTTACATTTGCTGATGTTGCTGGTGTTGATGAGGCAAAGGAGGAGTTGGAAGAGATTGTG GAATTTCTCAGGAATCCAGATAAGTATATAAAACTTGGTGCACGCCCTCCTAGAGGTGTTCTCTTG GTTGGTCTACCAGGAACAGGTAAAACACTTTTAGCAAAAGCTGTTGCTGGGGAGGCTGATGTCCCTTTCATCAGCTGTTCTGCAAGTGAATTTGTAGAGCTGTATGTTGGTATGGGGGCATCTCGTGTAAGAGATCTTTTTGCTAGGGCAAAGAAGGAGGCTCCATCCATAATATTCATAGATGAG ATAGATGCTGTAGCCAAGAGCCGTGACGGTAGATTCCGTATTGTGAGTAACGATGAGCGTGAGCAGACCTTAAACCAGCTTCTCACT GAAATGGATGGATTTGATAGTAATTCAGCAGTGATTGTACTCGGAGCAACTAATAGAGCAGATGTTCTAGATCCTGCACTACGTCGGCCCGGTAGATTTGATCGAGTTGTTACG GTTGAAACACCTGATCGGGCTGGAAGAGAAGCTATCTTGGATGTCCATGTTTCCAAGAAAGAACTTCCTCTGGGCAAAGATGTTAATCTTGCTGATATTGCTTCAATGACCACGGGATTTACTGG GGCAGATCTTGCAAATTTGGTAAATGAAGCTGCTTTATTGGCAGGAAGGAGTGATAAATCCTtggttgaaaaaaatgatttcatCCAAGCGGTTGAGCGATCGATAGCG GGTATTGAAAAGAAGACAACCAAGTTGCAGGGCAGTGAGAAAGCTGTTGTTGCACGCCATGAAGCTGGTCATGCAGTGGTCGGAACCGCTGTTGCAAATCTTCTTTCTGGACAACCTCGGGTTGAG AAGCTGAGCATATTGCCAAGATCCGGAGGTGCCCTGGGGTTTACATACACCCCTCCAACCACTGAAGATAGGTATTTGCTCTTCATTGATGAGCTGCGGGGGAGACTTGTCACTCTACTTGGCGGACGTGCAGCAGAAGAGTTTATTTACTCTGGGCGTGTATCAACAGGTGCACTTGATGACATTCGACGAGCAACCGATATGGCATATAAGGCGGTGGCCGAGTATGGCCTCAACGAAGCTGTAGGCCCCGTCTCATTGGCAACTCTTTCTGGTGGCGGAATGGATGACTCTGGTGGATCACCGTGGGGAAGGGAACAA GGCCCCCTTGTTGATCTTGTTCAAAGAGAGGTTACAGCCTTGCTGCAATCAGCACTTGACGTGGCGCTCTCCGTTGTTCGTGCAAATCCTACAATCTTGGAGGGTCTGGGCGCCCACCTCGAAG aaaatgagaaaGTAGAAGGCGAAGAGCTGCAAGAATGGTTAAAAATGGTGGTTGCCCCTGCCGAGCTCACATTCTTCATCAGAGGAAAGCAGAGGTCTCTTCTCCCACTGCAATCGGGATCTTGA